A genome region from Pseudomonas sp. N3-W includes the following:
- a CDS encoding beta (1-6) glucans synthase — protein MQVTCAPLFPDGLIMPATSRFPFLAYLFACLLGLFALCGFWYGLGKPVILPDAATATHKLQCASYTPFDKDQSPFDVPFKLRPERMDADLALLATRFECIRTYSMTGLEALPDLARKHGLKLMIGAWVNSNPVDTEKEVDLLIASANANPDVVTSVIVGNEALLRKEVTGPQLARLINKVKSQVKQPVTYADVWEFWLKHPEIAPAVDFLTIHLLPYWEDDPSNIDAALQHVAEVRQVFGNKFAPKDVLIGETGWPSEGRQRETALPSRVNEAKFIRGFVVMAEQQGWHYNLIEAFDQPWKRASEGAVGGYWGLFDADRQDKGVLAGPVTNVPYWSQWLTVGGLIFLGTLLIGGRVRTTRAALVLPLLGALAACSIGAWGDLARVTTRFAGEWLWVGLLTALNLLVLIHAALTLSARTGWRERAFNVLERRAGWLLAAAGFAAAVMMLELVFDPRYRSFPSVAFIVPALVYLCRPVNVPRREIALLTFIIGAGIAPQLFREGLQNQQAWGWALVSGLMVAALWRSLRVRKG, from the coding sequence ATGCAGGTAACATGCGCGCCTTTGTTCCCAGACGGCCTGATCATGCCCGCGACATCACGCTTCCCTTTCCTTGCTTATCTATTCGCCTGCCTGCTGGGCCTGTTTGCCCTCTGCGGCTTCTGGTACGGCCTCGGCAAACCGGTGATCCTGCCGGACGCCGCCACTGCCACGCACAAGCTGCAATGCGCCTCCTACACGCCGTTCGACAAGGATCAATCGCCGTTCGACGTGCCGTTCAAGCTGCGCCCCGAGCGCATGGACGCCGACCTCGCGCTGCTGGCCACCCGCTTCGAGTGCATCCGCACCTACTCCATGACCGGCCTTGAAGCCCTGCCGGATCTGGCGCGCAAACACGGCTTGAAGCTGATGATCGGCGCCTGGGTCAACAGCAACCCGGTGGACACCGAGAAGGAAGTCGACCTGCTGATTGCCAGCGCCAACGCCAACCCGGATGTGGTGACGTCGGTGATCGTCGGCAACGAGGCGCTGCTGCGCAAGGAAGTCACCGGACCGCAACTGGCCAGACTGATCAACAAGGTCAAGAGCCAGGTCAAACAGCCTGTCACTTATGCCGACGTCTGGGAGTTCTGGCTCAAGCACCCGGAAATCGCCCCGGCGGTGGATTTCCTGACCATTCACTTGCTGCCGTACTGGGAAGATGATCCCTCGAATATCGACGCCGCCCTGCAACACGTGGCCGAGGTTCGGCAGGTATTCGGCAACAAGTTCGCGCCCAAGGATGTGCTGATTGGCGAAACCGGCTGGCCGAGCGAAGGCCGTCAGCGTGAAACCGCCTTGCCGAGTCGGGTCAACGAAGCCAAGTTCATTCGTGGTTTTGTGGTCATGGCCGAACAGCAAGGCTGGCACTACAACCTGATCGAAGCCTTTGACCAGCCGTGGAAGCGCGCCAGTGAAGGCGCGGTCGGCGGCTACTGGGGTCTGTTCGATGCCGATCGCCAGGACAAGGGCGTGCTGGCAGGTCCGGTGACGAACGTGCCGTACTGGTCGCAGTGGCTGACGGTGGGCGGTTTGATTTTCCTCGGCACGCTGCTGATCGGCGGCCGGGTCCGCACGACTCGCGCAGCGCTGGTGCTGCCGCTGCTGGGCGCGCTCGCCGCTTGCTCGATTGGCGCCTGGGGCGATCTGGCGCGGGTCACCACCCGCTTTGCCGGGGAATGGCTGTGGGTCGGCTTGCTGACGGCATTGAACCTGTTGGTGCTGATCCATGCCGCCTTGACGCTGAGCGCTCGCACCGGCTGGCGTGAGCGGGCCTTCAATGTGCTGGAACGCCGCGCAGGCTGGCTGCTGGCAGCCGCCGGGTTCGCCGCCGCGGTGATGATGCTGGAACTGGTGTTCGATCCGCGCTATCGCAGCTTCCCGAGCGTTGCCTTCATCGTCCCGGCACTGGTCTACCTGTGCCGTCCGGTGAACGTGCCACGCCGGGAAATCGCCCTGCTGACCTTCATCATCGGCGCCGGCATTGCGCCACAGCTGTTCCGTGAAGGCCTGCAGAACCAGCAGGCCTGGGGCTGGGCGCTGGTGAGCGGGTTGATGGTTGCCGCGTTGTGGCGCAGTTTGCGGGTTCGCAAGGGCTGA
- a CDS encoding glycine betaine ABC transporter substrate-binding protein, with product MKMRRLLGASAALVLAIGSTFANAESKTLSIGYVDGWSDSVATTHVAAEVIKQKLGYDVKLQAVATGIMWQGVATGKLDAMLSAWLPVTHGEYWAKNKDQVVDYGPNFKDAKIGLIVPDYVKAKSIEDLKTDDSFKGRIVGIDAGSGVMLKTDQAIKDYGLTNYTLKASSGAGMIAELTRAEKKNESIAVTGWVPHWMFAKWKLRFLDDPKGVYGAAETVNSIGSKELATKAPEVAKFLKNFQWASKDEIGEVMLAIQDGAKPEVAAKDWVDKHPDRVAEWIK from the coding sequence ATGAAGATGCGACGACTTTTAGGCGCCAGTGCCGCTCTGGTGCTGGCGATTGGCTCCACATTCGCCAATGCCGAGAGCAAGACCCTGAGCATCGGCTACGTTGACGGCTGGTCCGACAGTGTCGCGACCACCCACGTCGCGGCCGAAGTGATCAAGCAGAAGCTTGGTTATGACGTGAAACTGCAAGCGGTCGCCACCGGGATCATGTGGCAAGGCGTGGCCACCGGCAAACTCGACGCCATGCTCTCCGCCTGGCTGCCCGTGACCCACGGTGAATATTGGGCCAAGAACAAGGATCAGGTCGTCGATTACGGCCCGAACTTCAAGGACGCGAAAATCGGCCTGATCGTGCCGGACTACGTCAAGGCCAAGTCCATCGAGGACCTCAAGACCGATGACAGCTTCAAGGGCCGCATCGTCGGTATCGACGCCGGTTCAGGCGTGATGCTCAAGACTGATCAGGCGATCAAGGATTATGGCCTGACCAACTACACCCTCAAGGCCAGTTCCGGCGCCGGCATGATTGCCGAGCTGACCCGTGCCGAGAAGAAAAACGAATCCATCGCCGTCACCGGTTGGGTGCCGCACTGGATGTTTGCCAAGTGGAAACTGCGCTTCCTCGACGACCCGAAAGGCGTCTACGGCGCGGCTGAAACCGTGAACAGCATCGGCAGCAAGGAACTGGCGACCAAAGCACCGGAAGTGGCCAAGTTCCTGAAGAACTTCCAGTGGGCATCGAAAGACGAAATCGGCGAAGTCATGCTGGCGATTCAGGACGGCGCCAAACCTGAAGTCGCGGCCAAGGATTGGGTGGACAAACACCCGGATCGCGTTGCCGAGTGGATCAAGTGA
- a CDS encoding cation acetate symporter yields MIRRLMALLSIAAFAPGAWAAEALTGEVHKQPLNVSAILMFVAFVGLTLCITYWASKRNNSAADYYAAGGKITGLQNGLAIAGDYMSAASFLGISALVFTSGYDGLIYSIGFLVGWPIILFLIAERLRNLGKYTFADVASYRLGQTQIRTLSACGSLVVVAFYLIAQMVGAGKLIQLLFGLDYYVAVILVGILMCLYVLFGGMLATTWVQIIKAVLLLSGASFMALMVMKHVNFDFNTLFSEAIKVHPKGEAIMSPGGLVKDPISAFSLGLALMFGTAGLPHILMRFFTVSDAKEARKSVLYATGFIGYFYILTFIIGFGAILLVSTNPAFKDAAGALLGGNNMAAVHLADAVGGSIFLGFISAVAFATILAVVAGLTLAGATAVSHDLYASVIKKGKANDKDEIRVSKITTVALGVLAIGLGILFESQNIAFMVGLAFSIAASCNFPVLLLSMYWKKLTTRGAMVGGWMGLISAVGLMVLGPTIWVQILHHEKAIFPYEYPALFSMAIAFAGIWFFSITDKSAAADKERALFFPQFVRSQTGLGASGAVSH; encoded by the coding sequence ATGATCCGGCGTCTAATGGCTCTATTGAGCATCGCAGCCTTTGCCCCTGGCGCCTGGGCGGCTGAAGCCCTGACCGGCGAAGTGCACAAACAACCGCTTAACGTCTCCGCGATCCTGATGTTCGTGGCCTTTGTCGGCTTGACGCTGTGCATCACTTATTGGGCTTCCAAGCGCAACAATTCGGCGGCTGATTACTATGCAGCGGGCGGCAAGATCACGGGCCTGCAAAACGGCCTGGCGATTGCCGGTGACTACATGTCGGCGGCGTCCTTCCTGGGGATTTCCGCGCTGGTGTTCACCTCTGGCTACGATGGCCTGATCTACTCGATCGGCTTCCTGGTGGGCTGGCCGATCATTCTGTTCCTGATCGCCGAGCGCCTGCGCAACCTGGGCAAATACACCTTTGCCGACGTGGCGTCCTACCGTCTGGGGCAAACCCAGATCCGTACGCTGTCAGCCTGCGGTTCGCTGGTGGTGGTGGCGTTCTACCTGATCGCGCAAATGGTCGGTGCCGGCAAGCTGATCCAGCTGCTGTTCGGCCTGGACTACTACGTTGCGGTAATCCTGGTCGGTATCCTGATGTGCCTGTACGTGCTGTTCGGCGGCATGCTGGCGACCACCTGGGTGCAGATCATCAAGGCGGTGCTGTTGCTGTCCGGTGCCTCGTTCATGGCGCTGATGGTGATGAAACACGTCAACTTCGACTTCAACACGCTGTTTTCCGAGGCGATCAAGGTTCACCCTAAAGGTGAGGCGATCATGAGCCCGGGCGGCCTGGTGAAAGATCCGATCTCGGCGTTCTCGCTCGGCTTGGCGCTGATGTTCGGTACGGCTGGCCTGCCACACATTCTGATGCGCTTCTTCACCGTGAGTGACGCCAAGGAAGCCCGTAAGAGCGTGCTGTATGCCACTGGCTTCATTGGCTACTTCTACATCCTGACCTTCATTATCGGTTTCGGCGCGATCCTGCTGGTCAGCACCAACCCGGCTTTCAAAGATGCGGCTGGTGCGTTGCTGGGTGGCAACAACATGGCGGCAGTGCACCTGGCTGACGCGGTGGGTGGCAGTATTTTCCTGGGCTTCATCTCGGCGGTAGCGTTTGCCACCATTCTGGCGGTTGTTGCTGGCTTGACGCTGGCGGGTGCCACGGCGGTGTCTCACGACCTGTATGCCAGTGTGATCAAGAAGGGCAAGGCGAACGACAAGGATGAAATCCGCGTTTCGAAAATCACTACCGTTGCCTTGGGTGTGCTGGCGATTGGTCTGGGTATTCTGTTCGAAAGCCAGAACATTGCGTTCATGGTCGGCCTGGCGTTCTCCATTGCGGCGAGCTGTAACTTCCCGGTGCTGCTGCTTTCCATGTACTGGAAGAAGCTGACCACGCGCGGTGCGATGGTGGGTGGCTGGATGGGGCTGATCAGTGCGGTGGGGTTGATGGTGCTTGGGCCGACCATCTGGGTGCAGATTCTGCATCATGAGAAGGCGATTTTCCCGTACGAGTATCCGGCGCTGTTCTCGATGGCCATTGCGTTTGCCGGGATCTGGTTCTTCTCGATTACTGACAAGTCTGCGGCGGCTGACAAGGAGCGGGCGCTGTTCTTCCCGCAGTTTGTACGTTCGCAGACGGGGTTGGGGGCGAGTGGGGCGGTTTCTCACTAA
- a CDS encoding DUF485 domain-containing protein — protein sequence MNDSIYLSIQNSPRFKELVSKREKFAWILSAIMLGLYSGFILLIAYGPHVLGAKISPESSITWGIPIGVGLILSAFVLTAIYVRRANGEFDDLNNAILKEAQQ from the coding sequence ATGAACGACAGCATTTACCTCTCGATTCAAAACAGCCCGCGTTTCAAGGAGCTGGTTAGCAAGCGAGAAAAGTTCGCCTGGATTCTCTCGGCGATCATGCTTGGGCTGTACTCCGGATTCATCCTTTTGATTGCCTACGGGCCGCATGTGCTGGGGGCGAAAATCAGCCCTGAGTCATCGATTACCTGGGGAATACCGATTGGTGTCGGTCTGATTCTTTCGGCCTTTGTCCTGACGGCGATCTACGTGCGACGCGCCAATGGCGAATTTGACGACCTGAACAATGCGATTCTCAAGGAGGCTCAGCAATGA